A region of the Phaseolus vulgaris cultivar G19833 chromosome 11, P. vulgaris v2.0, whole genome shotgun sequence genome:
ATACGAATGTTCTAATTTACAAGGGACGTGCTGGGTCTATTACTTACTTTCCTTAGTTATCTTTCATCTATCATTATCGACGTGTATTTACTAAGATATCAGTTTCCAATCGTTCAAGTGAATTTCTCTTCATTCCCAATGCTGGGTTTTGTCTACAGTCTAGCGGGTCTATTCGATGTCCTTTATAGCATCCTGCATTAAAACGTTAAAAATGTTGAGTTATTAGTGACTCAGATCAAAACATTAATTAAAGGTGACGGAGAAAAGAATGCAACAGCTTGTACACGGTACAAACAAGTAATTGCAACATCACTATTGTTTTATCGTTACTAATCCTAATGCAGTGATCCAGTGTCTTGTTTGATTAACCATAACAGCAGTGTGGAAAGAAGGGGGGATTTGTACGACCAATCACATAGAATTTTAACAAGTCATGCCTGTTTATTCCCAagagaattaaaaattatctaaaaaaCTAACTGCTCCAAATAGTCAATAATACTCTTAAATTCTTTTCATCTTCACCACACAAAATCTAAACTCTTTGTCCCAACTCCCAAGATTAGACAGTGTTGCCGAGACAATAAGTGGAAAATCTTTCATTTTTGTTTGctatcaaatattaaaaaaatcaaaggaTGATACCTTTGCAAGTCGTGTGACATATGTAGCAGCCAATGCAGTGGCCAACAGTCCCAGCCCAAGAGTTAGAAGCTGACTGTTTCCTCCAAATATATTACTAAGTTCAGATTCATCTTGCTGAAATGTAGAAGCAGCAATTACATTAAAGAAGCAATCAACGAAGTTACTCTGTTTCCATAATCCATCATacataattaaaagtaaaacaaaaccATTGTATTTATGAACTGAAAAAGAGAAGGGCAAAAAATCATTTCAATATAGTTTAACATATAAGATTTGTACATATTCTGCAGGAAACCAGCTAATATACATTGTATTTTAAAACAGTAAGCAACGTAACAAAGGAGATGATTTAACCAACACCTTAATTTTAACCATTTTGTTAGGCTATAAAGATTCCTTTTGCTTTTGGAGTCTTACAATATATTAGTCTGATTGGGCTGGGACGTACATGTTGTACTCCACTAGGATTTACTTAGATTATTAGTGTATCCACCATGCTTAAATTCTTTAGatctctttctttttatttattgttttgcaTGATGGACCCAATATATTCACCGTGCTACTTGTATTATGGTATAGTCTCCAATTTTCTCCTCTAAGATTTGATGCACCTCATGATTAACTTACATTCTATATGCTCTAAGTCTTTTCCTGCTTAACAAAAAGTCATGTACTTCCAAAGCTTATCTCTATAACTATCCATTTATTTCTTCTCTCAAGTCTTTCAACTAGGACCAAATCAACTACAAAAAACATACATTGTGACGCCAACTCTTGGATGTACTCAGCAAGCACCTCCAAGACTAAGGTTCAAAGTTGACTTTTATGGTAATCCTTTTGGTCAAAGGAAAATCTTAGTGACCCCACACCGTAAACAGAGTAACAAAGCAGATAACTTAAACAACAATATAATTTTAACCATCTTGTAAGATTATTAGAGCATCTATAGATCATAGCCAGAATCTTGATTTTAAGAACTAGGTCTTATAAGGATGCTGATGTGGTATAGAAGGATTTTCCATCTtaacataataattaaattaggtTCTTAAGTCGTAAAAAATTGgagtgtaaataaaaaattataaaagtgcGGGTCTTGTAAGACTTTTGAATTAAAGCAAAACTTACAAAAGATTTAaagtaaaacaagacctaacaaGTGAGTTTTATTGCATTGAAGACACTCTTAAGATTCTTATTATTTTAGGAGACTTACAATGACACTAGTCAAATTGGGCTTCGTATATACCAGTTGCACTACACTGGTAGTTGGCTTTTGTCAAAAAACAAGGACACACCATAGAGACTGTGTTAAGAAGAAATAAAGAGCACGAGATGAATTAGACAACTGATTCTGGCATTGATTCAACCATTTATGAGTGAACGTTCCcattgaaaaagagaaaaaaaaaaaagaatatggaAGAGAATATATGTGTTTGAATTACACACCTGGTGATAGACTCATAAATAAAAGGATTTATATATATCCCTAATTACTGTAGTTATATAAAGACAGCCCCTAACTATTTTCTTTACATTAACTCAAATACTGTCCCTCAAAATAGAGCATCTCTGTAAGAGCTGAAAGCTTCCCTGGCTTCAGCTTTCCTCAGCATTTGATACCCGCATTATAATAATACATACAGAAATTATAATCATCTTACTGTTTCATTTTGTTGTTGAGTGCTCCTTATACTATCACAGGAATGTTTTGCTTTCATTTCTGAAAGGAAGTTTATTCTCACTAATTAACTTTCCAAGGAATGTTAACATATTCTTCACACTACACGCCAACTAAGAATACCTCTTTGCAATCATggatgcaaacaacatatgagaGGAGATTGACACTGATCTTATGAAATGTGATGGACACTCATAAATATCTGAAATTGTATTAAAACACCACTTATGTCCTCCTCAGTGCCCTAACCTTCTCAGTTTTCCATTGTTTCTGCCAATGGTACCCAAAACCGGCTTTGCATAAAGTTTTTATGAAATTGCCAATAGAAAACTACAGTAATATTTTCATTAGAAACAATACCTAACGGTACATTGATATGTCTTTAATTAAGCATCATCCATTTCTTTATCACCTTCTCATACCCCCTCccacaaaacaaacacaaaaggaggaaaagaaacataaacATTAAGCTAATGAAAAGCAAAATGTAATCCAATCATGATTAAATAACCAAGAGTACAAAGAATAGGGAGAAAAAGTAAGTACAAACTCACAATTAATGCTCTTCCAAAGGCACCGGCACTAACATAAGCCCAAGTTCCTGGAAGCATCCCCAACCAACTGGGTAACAACAATCATCAGTTTTAAGACATGGATAATCTTACTGAGACAGTAATATGCATCGTACCTTCCCAGTACATATGGAATAAACTTAACAGATGTCAATCCATACAAGTAATTCCCCAAAGAAAATGGCAGCAGAGGACTCAAACGAAGCAGGGTCACAACCCTGAAGCCATTTTCACCAATAGCTTTGTCAATAGCAAGAAACTTCTTATTTCCTTCCACTAGCTTTACAATTCGCTCACGAGCAAAATATCTTGCAATTAGAAAAGCAACACTGGCTGCCACCTGAAATGCCTAAAAATATTAGATTGAAAATATACATTCCACTAGACTTAATTAACACcgtaaaaaattgtatatttctTTTCCAGATaacaatttcaaataaaatatgatcTTATTCAGTCCAATAATTCACTTATACGCAATTGTTTGCTCTTGCATGCCAAATTATAGGTGTTTAAATGATGGAGATCTCTATGGTCAAATTATAGACCTTATAATTTGTGAGGTTGAGTTACATTTATAGTccagtttctaaaatggtcctAGAAAGGctatcataaatatttatttttatgcttgaGATGTCCCATTTTCGAATTTGGCTTAGGAGGTGTTAGAGATCTCCCATCACATTAACTAGAGTTAGGTAGAGCTATGgccaaattatatatatgttataGCATATAGGTGGATGAGAACCTCTTACAAAAATAAGTTAGACTTGAAGTCTACAAGTGTTGAATATTAACAAGTAGATGACCAAATAGTATACTGTAAATTACAGTTCGAAGAATACTAAGTAGTTggttaacataaaaaaatatcaataaaatgaGAAAATCGTAGATGATGCAGTCAGCTGAATTGAACTATATATGAACTTCGTGTGCAAGTAGGATTGCCACATGCCCTTCACATGATTGACTAACCGTTCCGCTGATAGAGACTATGATAGTGCCAACAAGGGATCCAAATAGAAGTCCAGCAGACATGGTTAAAGGAATGGCAGGAATCGCAAGGATCTGGGACAACATAAATAAAGCGAAGTCAGATAGAAGCATTGCACATGCACATCATTATTGTGGTTTAGTGAGTAGAGTAGAATGAAGCTTACAGAGGGGTTGGGTAAAGAGTAAGAAGTTGAatgaaaatggaagaaaatatgAAGAATTGATACCTCCAATCCAGCATAAACGGCAACGAATAATGCATATCCAGCAGGGCCATATCCTGGGGGTTAAAAGACAGAGAGGTGTTGGGGGGGAGAAATaggaatgaatgaatgaataaatgaataaataaataagaagagagaaaaagagacCTTCAATAAAAAGGGAGAGTTGGTTTAAAAAGGTGTTGATCTGGTCCCTGTAGATATAGCCAACGGAGGCAAAACCGCCAATGACACCGAGGAGCAAGAAACCGGCCAAAAGGGTGCCCTTGAAGGCGGTGGAGTCCTGGAAGTCAGAGCGGGAGTCGGTGTTGTCGGCGGGGTCACCGTCTCCTTGGGAGTCGT
Encoded here:
- the LOC137826876 gene encoding uncharacterized protein isoform X1 codes for the protein MRTLCLSSSLYTHTHTHLSRLSPHSSFILTPHTRSHFLTPCSSLRHTQRDPKKQLGAKINTAPSDSALKRLFSPNDSQGDGDPADNTDSRSDFQDSTAFKGTLLAGFLLLGVIGGFASVGYIYRDQINTFLNQLSLFIEGYGPAGYALFVAVYAGLEILAIPAIPLTMSAGLLFGSLVGTIIVSISGTVAASVAFLIARYFARERIVKLVEGNKKFLAIDKAIGENGFRVVTLLRLSPLLPFSLGNYLYGLTSVKFIPYVLGSWLGMLPGTWAYVSAGAFGRALIQDESELSNIFGGNSQLLTLGLGLLATALAATYVTRLAKDAIKDIE
- the LOC137826876 gene encoding uncharacterized protein isoform X2, translated to MRTLCLSSSLYTHTHTHLSRLSPHSSFILTPHTRSHFLTPCSSLRHTQRDPKKQLGAKINTAPSDSALKRLFSPNDSQGDGDPADNTDSRSDFQDSTAFKGTLLAGFLLLGVIGGFASVGYIYRDQINTFLNQLSLFIEGYGPAGYALFVAVYAGLEILAIPAIPLTMSAGLLFGSLVGTIIVSISGTVAASVAFLIARYFARERIVKLVEGNKKFLAIDKAIGENGFRVVTLLRLSPLLPFSLGNYLYGLTSVKFIPYVLGSWLGMLPGTWAYVSAGAFGRALIQDESELSNIFGGNSQLLTLGLGLLATALAATYVTRLAKDAIKDIE